Proteins from a genomic interval of Bombyx mori chromosome 8, ASM3026992v2:
- the LOC134199315 gene encoding uncharacterized protein LOC134199315, producing the protein MLFNVVPINKEASKALRYIIDITNKNLRALSTLGQPVQHWDTLIIHLMTSKLDQVTNRQWEEYRNSLCDSPTFSTFITFLNNRADLLETIEQTKLVKLQSDLSKNSNIKTKSLIISENKLKPISCPMCKQSHFLFLCPEFRELSVQTRLEKVQQFGVCSNCLRVGHNSKICRLGPCKYCTVKHNTLLHVHNEPNSNSATIALSAEHSTENSKLLSNCNNTTSLAFSAKHTTDSRLTLLSTALVQVEDFKGNQYTARVLLDNGSTANFISKDLVKRLNLSTYKIKSKVMGINAKISNCDEACEISFTSKNQVFRASIQCFVLPKISLCIPQVYINTKAIPIPSDIRLADPNFNTPSSIDILLGAEVFWDVIGADRIHMGRNLPMLCDSKLGWLISGSIPQNNHPQQTCMLINSIHEDLTRFWELDSIATKHTLTADERACEQIFINTTSRNKNGRFVVNIPLKETPSVLGDSYTLAKRRFFSLENRLSRNENFKQQYVEFMKDYIKLGHMSENTNFKQSQLSSSSYFLPHHGVIRESSTTTKLRVVFDGSAKTSSGKSFNDIQMVGPILQNDLLSILLRFRQHKYVVCADIEKMYRQILVNDSHCNYQQIIWREHPTHALKTYTLNTVTYGMSSSPYLATRCLMQLAQEHPDPSIQYTIANDFYMDDYISGNATIDTTISQCQSVISAFQAAQFNLRKWKSNSTEITQALLSNHNPSDIINLSENELSKTLGLNWHCTADVFSFNINLYPIVKVTKRHILSTISQIFDPIGLVVPCIVKAKIIMQQLWIAKCSWDDPVPTDIHDLWTEFQTTLPLLNSLEIPRWITCDLPVKLQLHVFSDASEKAYGTCIYVRSITSTGDVHVHLLTAKSKIAPIKATTIPRLELCAALLGSRLHKKVCQSLTLNFQKSIFWCDSTIVLGWLSSAPNLLKPFVRHRISEIQDNAGGSWRYVPSSENPADLVSRGLSADRINKFSLWWSGPQFLLNCEENWPTFPQISSNLPDIVCSNQVDITENTHCLAKITEKCSSFCKLQRIVAYVIKFINKCQKKPTKQSSELEQSLNKLLKFSQQETFSEEYNLLSTGKTLPVKNTLLKLSPFLDSNKLIRVGGRLNNSFYDYNVKHPILLSSSHKITHLIFNMFHITLKHAGPLLLLASIRHHYWPIGGRNLAKKTCHQCIKCCRIKANTLQPVMGNLPEQRLHLEFPFLDTGIDYAGPIMIADRKGRGCKLVKSFICVCVCLATRAVHLELVSDMTKEAFLAALSRFIARRGKPRNIFSDNGTTFVGAFNELARFLSQDLELRNFDSSIKFSFIPAYTPHFGGIWESAVKSTKYHLRRTLGLTNLTFEEMATCLTQIEAILNSRPLTPLSDDPSDLTPLTPAHFLIGRSVIFAPHPQVPDSTNITSLQRFRRIEYLKQHFWKRFSQEYISWLQQKSKWCKTSAEPLKVGDLVIVKEPSSSPLLWPLGRILQLYSGSDDIGRVADIYTRRGVIRRAFNTICPLPINY; encoded by the coding sequence ATGCTTTTCAATGTAGTACCAATTAATAAGGAAGCAAGCAAAGCATTGCGTTACATCATTGATATTACGAATAAGAATCTTAGGGCTTTATCAACATTAGGTCAACCGGTTCAACACTGGGACACTCtcattattcatttaatgaCGAGTAAATTAGACCAAGTCACAAACCGTCAGTGGGAAGAGTATAGAAACTCATTATGTGATTCACCTACATTCTCTACATTCATCACATTCCTTAATAATAGAGCTGACTTATTGGAAACGATTGAACAGACAAAATTGGTAAAATTACAGAGCGATTTATCGAAAAAcagtaacattaaaacaaaaagtttaattatttctgaaaacaaattaaaaccaATTTCATGTCCTATGTGTAAGCAGTCACATTTCTTATTCCTTTGTCCAGAATTTAGAGAATTATCAGTTCAGACACGTTTGGAAAAAGTTCAACAGTTTGGAGTATGTAGCAATTGCCTTAGAGTAGGTCACAATTCAAAAATTTGTAGGTTAGGTCCTTGTAAATATTGTACTGTTAAACATAATACTTTGTTGCATGTTCATAATGAACCTAATTCAAATAGTGCAACCATTGCTCTCTCAGCGGAACATTCAACTGAAAATAGTAAGTTATTGTCAAATTGTAACAATACAACTAGTCTTGCTTTCTCAGCTAAGCACACTACTGATAGTCGTCTAACATTACTTTCGACGGCCCTTGTTCAAGTGGAGGATTTCAAGGGAAATCAGTACACTGCACGAGTGTTGTTGGATAATGGAAGTACAGCAAACTTCATATCCAAAGACTTGGTCAAAAGGCTAAATTTATccacttataaaataaaatcaaaagtaatGGGCATTAATGCAAAAATTTCAAACTGCGACGAAGCATGTGAAATTTCATTTACATCAAAAAATCAAGTATTTAGAGCTAGCATACAATGTTTTGTACTACCTAAAATATCATTATGCATACCTCAAGTTTACATAAATACAAAGGCTATTCCTATACCTTCGGACATCCGTCTAGCCGACCCCAACTTCAATACTCCGTCTTCCATAGACATTCTTCTTGGAGCTGAAGTCTTTTGGGACGTCATAGGCGCGGATCGTATCCACATGGGTAGGAATTTGCCCATGTTATGTGATTCGAAATTAGGATGGTTAATTTCTGGGTCAATACCTCAGAATAACCACCCACAACAAACATGTATGTTAATCAATAGCATACATGAAGATTTAACTCGTTTCTGGGAGTTAGATTCTATTGCtacaaaacatacattaacagcAGATGAAAGAGCCTGTGAACAAATATTTATCAATACTACATCCCGTAACAAAAACGGACGTTTTGTAGTCAACATTCCTTTAAAGGAAACGCCTAGTGTACTAGGTGATTCTTATACATTAGCTAAACGTCGATTTTTTTCCTTAGAAAATCGTTTAAGCCGAAACGAAAACTTCAAACAACAATATGTAGAATTCATGAaagattacattaaattaggACACATGTCAGAAAATACCAATTTCAAGCAATCTCAACTGTCGAGCTCCTCTTATTTTTTACCACATCATGGTGTAATACGAGAATCAAGCACTACTACGAAATTAAGAGTAGTTTTTGACGGTTCCGCTAAGACATCATCAGGTAAATCATTTAATGACATCCAAATGGTAGGGCCCATTCTTCAAAATGATTTACTGTCAATTTTGCTTAGATTTAGACAACACAAATATGTAGTTTGTGCAGATATAGAAAAGATGTATCGTCAAATACTCGTTAATGATTCACACTGTAATTATCAACAGATAATTTGGAGAGAACATCCTACACATGCTCTCAAAACATACACATTAAATACAGTTACTTATGGAATGTCTTCATCACCATATCTAGCTACTAGATGTCTCATGCAATTAGCTCAGGAACATCCTGATCCATCCATTCAGTATACTATAGCAAATGACTTTTACATGGATGATTACATATCAGGAAATGCTACTATTGATACAACAATTAGTCAATGTCAAAGTGTAATTTCTGCTTTTCAAGCTGCTCAATTCAACCTTAGGAAATGGAAATCAAATTCAACAGAAATTACACAAGCTTTATTAAGTAATCATAATCCATCTGACATCATTAACCTAAGTGAGAATGAGTTATCAAAAACGTTAGGTTTAAATTGGCATTGTACTGCTGATGTATTTTCTTTCAACATTAATTTATACCCCATTGTTAAGGTGACAAAACGTCATATTTTGTCAACAATTTCTCAGATCTTTGATCCTATTGGTCTCGTGGTACCATGTATTGTGAAAGCAAAGATCATAATGCAACAATTGTGGATCGCAAAATGTTCTTGGGATGACCCAGTCCCAACAGACATCCATGATCTCTGGACTGAATTTCAAACAACATTACCTCTTTTAAACAGTTTAGAGATTCCCCGATGGATAACTTGTGATTTACCAGTCAAATTACAATTGCATGTCTTCTCAGATGCATCAGAGAAAGCATATGGTACATGCATCTATGTTCGTTCCATCACATCTACGGGTGATGTGCATGTTCATCTTTTAACTGCTAAAAGCAAGATAGCCCCGATAAAGGCTACCACTATCCCACGGTTAGAACTATGCGCAGCTCTGTTAGGATCTCGCTTACATAAAAAAGTATGTCAATCCCttacattaaattttcaaaaatctaTCTTTTGGTGCGACTCAACTATTGTTTTGGGTTGGCTATCCTCGGCACCAAATTTACTAAAACCATTTGTTAGGCATCGTATTTCTGAAATACAAGATAATGCAGGTGGATCATGGAGATATGTTCCGTCTTCAGAAAATCCCGCAGATCTCGTCTCACGAGGATTGAGTGCAGACAGAATCAATAAGTTCTCACTATGGTGGTCAGGGCCTCAATTCTTGTTAAATTGTGAAGAGAATTGGCCAACATTTCCTCAAATATCTTCAAATTTACCAGATATAGTTTGTTCCAATCAAGTGGACATAACTGAAAACACACATTGTTTAGCAAAAATTACAGAAAAATGTTCCTCTTTCTGTAAATTACAACGTATAGTGGCATATGTtattaagtttataaataaatgtcaaaAGAAACCTACTAAGCAGAGTTCTGAATTAGAGCAATCATtgaacaaattattaaaatttagtcaGCAAGAAACATTCTCTGAAGAATACAATTTACTAAGTACAGGCAAAACATTACctgtaaaaaatacactattaaAACTATCACCATTTCTTGACTCAAACAAATTGATAAGAGTAGGAGGCAGGCTCAACAACTCATTTTATGACTATAATGTTAAACATCCTATCCTTTTATCAAGTTCACATAAAATAACTCATCTCATTTTCAACATGTTTCATATAACATTAAAGCATGCAGGCCCTTTGCTTTTGTTAGCTAGCATTCGTCATCACTACTGGCCCATTGGCGGTAGAAatttagcaaaaaaaacatgtcatCAGTGCATAAAATGCTGTCGAATAAAGGCAAATACACTTCAACCTGTGATGGGTAATCTTCCAGAACAACGTTTACATCTTGAATTTCCATTCTTAGACACTGGAATTGACTATGCCGGGCCAATCATGATAGCTGACCGAAAAGGCAGGGGATGTAAACTTGTAAAATCatttatatgtgtatgtgtgtgtctcGCTACGAGAGCTGTTCATCTTGAACTTGTTTCAGACATGACAAAAGAAGCATTTCTAGCTGCTCTTAGCCGTTTTATTGCTCGGAGGGGAAAACCACGCAACATTTTCTCAGACAACGGCACAACCTTTGTAGGAGCCTTTAACGAGTTGGCTCGATTTCTGTCACAAGATTTAGAACTTAGGAATTTCGATTcaagtattaaattttcatttatcccTGCTTATACTCCGCATTTCGGAGGTATTTGGGAGTCTGCagtaaaatcaacaaaatatcatttaagGCGCACATTAGGTCTAACAAATTTAACTTTTGAAGAAATGGCAACATGTTTAACACAAATAGAAGCAATTCTAAATTCAAGACCTTTAACTCCTCTATCGGATGACCCATCCGATCTCACTCCATTAACCCCAGCTCATTTCCTTATCGGACGATCAGTGATATTTGCGCCACATCCTCAAGTACCAGATAGTACCAATATCACTAGTCTGCAGAGGTTTCGCAGAATAGAATATCTCAAGCAACACTTTTGGAAAAGATTCTCTCAAGAATACATCTCTTGGTTGCAACAAAAATCTAAATGGTGTAAAACATCTGCAGAGCCTTTGAAAGTGGGTGATCTAGTCATCGTAAAGGAACCATCATCATCTCCGCTACTGTGGCCACTTGGACGCATACTTCAGCTGTACAGTGGTAGCGACGATATTGGAAGAGTTGCAGACATCTACACACGACGAGGTGTCATTCGCCGCGCTTTCAACACTATCTGCCCACTTCCCATCAATTATTGA